CGCTCGCGAAGTAATCTTCGTTGCGGCGCAACATTTACTTCTCACTCCCGTATAATACCTGATTGACTGCCGGCATTTTCCGTGGGCGTGGCGTCATAATTGCATGTCAAAGCTGTTTCTGACTGGCAGAGCGAGCGGCACTGCCCCTATTCCCGCTCGGAGATCGAGGATGCCATGGTCGAAGTCACAGCAAGCAACGTGAAATTCTCCGCCTATCGTGCGGATCCCGAGGGCGCGCCGAAGGGCGCGGTGGTGGTTCTGCAGGACGTCTACGGCGTCAATTCGGACATCCGCCAGATCGCAGACGGTTTCGCCGCCGCCGGCTATGTCGCCATTGCGCCGTCGCTGTTCGACAAGGTGAAGTCCGACATCGAACTTGACGCCGCCGCGACCGACGAGGGCAAGGCCCTCACCGAAGAGGTCGGCACCGACTGGTCGCTGGAGGCCATCCAGGCCACCGTGGATGCGGTGAAGGACGCCGGCAAGGTGGCCCTCGTCGGCTATGCCTGGGGCGGCTTTCTCGCCTACACGGCCGCCAACAAGGTGAAGGGCCTCGCCTGCGCCATCGGCTATCACGCGCAGGAGGACATCCTCGACGCAATGTCGGAGAAGCGCCGCATCCCCACGCTGATTCATTTCGCGGAAGCCGATCCGGCCATCCCGGAAGCCGACATGGTCCAGTTCCGCGCCCGCCGGCCCGACGTGTCGGCCTTCTCCTATCCCGGCGCCAATCGCGGCTTCACCTTCAAGGCGAACCCCGCCTACGACGCCGCTGCAGCCGACCAGGCCATGGAGCGCACGCTGTTCTGGATTTCCCAGTACGTGGTCGGCCAGGGCCCGGTACAGCTGAAGAATGCCGGCGCCTATGCCCTCGCGAAGACCGACAAGAAGGGCAAGAAGAAGTCCGGCGACGACGACATGGGCCCACCGCTCGATTGATGCGGCTCAGGCTCCTTTTCGATATCCGTGTGCCGGCACGCGTCACCTGAGACGCGTGCCGGCACGGCCGTTTCATCACGCGGAGGGAGCGTCGCACATGAGCGTGATCGAGCATGATTTCGGGGCGGGCAAGCGGCGGAAGGAAAAGCGCTTCCGCGACCTCCTGAACCTCGACGCCCTCCACGAGCAGAATGTCCGCGCCAATCCCCTGCCCTATCTGGAGCGGGCCAGCGAACGTATCTATCAGCTCGAGAAGACCATCTTCGAAGCGGCCCTGGCCGCCCGCCCCGCCTTCGGTGCAGAGCCCGACGGCAAGGGGCCTAGCGTGACCATCGCCAAGACGGAATACGAGCGCCTTCTCGCCTGCCGCGCCATCATCGATTCCGCGCTCGCCGAGATCCAGGCGCGGCCTGAGGACGAAGAGCCGCGCTGAGACGCAGGCCCAACAGGCCGTGAGCGTGCGGACGCGCCCACGGCCCGCGCGTCAGTTGTGGACGGAGGGTGGCGGGGTCCACTGATAGAGATCGCCCCAGCCGTTCAGCGCCTTCACCTCGTGTGTGAAGCCGAGATCGCTCAGCGCGGCGGCGAAGCCGAGCTGCTCTCCGCTCTTCACGCTGGCCAGCAGCGGCACCTTGCGGCCCTGCAATTCGCCGAGGAGCGAGGGGAGCACCTCGTCACCCTTGGCGGCCGGCGCGACGGCGGCGTAGGTCACATGGATGGCCTCGCTGTTGCGGAAGCCCCACTCGAACGTGTCGCGCCGGGCCAGCAGCGCGCCCACGATGCCCTTCTCATGGTCCACGACCACCGGCGACAGGCCGGACGTGCAGCAGGCGACAAGCTCCGACAGGAGTGTCTCCTGATCGGCTTCGTCCTCCGCGTTGAAGGGGACGGCAGCGGCGGCCTGCCGCAGCAGGCCCCACAGGCCCTGGACGTCGCTGAGGGACGCCATGCGGCGAGTCAATTCAGTCATGAAATGTATCTCCGGAGCAGACAGAAAAACAACGTCGACACCTTAATTAAAATAATAGTCAATTCAATAATTACCGCTCACAGCCCCGCCATTAGCCGGCGCTTTCATCTCGACGTATGTCAATGTCATGAAGCATACGCCCACAGCTCGCAAATGTGCGATGCGCGACACCTCGGCCGGCGACATGCGGCCGGCGCCTCTTGGCAAGAACCTTGCTGCGGGCAACGCGCGGGGACAGTCGATCTCTCCGCCAAACCTGATTGAAGCCCCCGGCCTCGGGAAGGTCCTTTCCCGGAGCGCGTCCTTTGGAGTGAGGCATGTCGACGAGCGAAGGATTCTTCATCGATTGGGACGGCAACGCCCGTAGCGTCGATGATCCCGGCGGTGGCTATCTGTGCGAGACCGATCGTGTCGCGAAATACGTGGCGGTGACGACCAAGACCGGCACGCTGGTGCACGAAGGCACCTTCTACAAGACCATGGACGACATCGCGAAGGCCGGCATCAAGGCCGGCTTCGTCCCG
The nucleotide sequence above comes from Xanthobacter flavus. Encoded proteins:
- a CDS encoding dienelactone hydrolase family protein, whose product is MVEVTASNVKFSAYRADPEGAPKGAVVVLQDVYGVNSDIRQIADGFAAAGYVAIAPSLFDKVKSDIELDAAATDEGKALTEEVGTDWSLEAIQATVDAVKDAGKVALVGYAWGGFLAYTAANKVKGLACAIGYHAQEDILDAMSEKRRIPTLIHFAEADPAIPEADMVQFRARRPDVSAFSYPGANRGFTFKANPAYDAAAADQAMERTLFWISQYVVGQGPVQLKNAGAYALAKTDKKGKKKSGDDDMGPPLD